The following DNA comes from Thermococcus piezophilus.
AATGTTGAGCATCTTACCCCTCGCACCCGTCTTAGCCATGATGACCGCGTGGTTGGTCATACCGAGGTAATTCTCAGCGACTTTACCTGCGTTGTCACGCGCTTCAGCCAAAACCGCCATGATGTTGCTCTCGAGGGTCTCCTCAAGGGTCTTACCTGGGAGCGGTTCAAGCTCGCCGTTCTTGTATGCATCAATGAGCCCGTTAACCCTCTCCTCCGCCTCGCGGATTATCTCCTTGATCCTGTCGAGGGCTTCGCTCGGGAGGTCTTCGTCGTCTATGGCAGTAGTGAAGCCCTTGTGGGTAATGACCCATATGGCAAGCTTGGTAACCTGGTCGAGGAACTGCCTCGCTCTATCAACGCCGTACTCCCTCACGATGATGTCAAGTATCCTTCCATCTTCTCTACCGTAGGCCTTCTTGTCTATTGCACCGCTTAGGAGCTTCCCATTGAGGATGTAGGTGAAGCCGTCGTAGGCAAGCTTTCTGACTTCCTCCTCATCTGGGATGAGCTTCTCCTCGATGAGCTTTTCAAGAGCCTCACAGCGCTCGGGGTCGTCGCAGAGCTTGTTCCTGTACCAGATGGTCAAGTCTTCAGGCAGTATGAGCGAGAATATGGTCTTCCCACTCCAGAGCTCAACGCCGTTCTCAATCTTGTCTGGTTCTGGGAGCCTGTCTATGTCCACTCCTGCGAACATGAGCATCTGCTCAATCTCTGAGCGGGTGAAGTATGCCCCTTCGTACGTCAGTAGGTAACCGCCGGAGATGTGGTCCTGTATTCCAGCGATGAGCGGCCCACCGTACCTCGGCGAGATTATGTGGTTCTGGACCTCCATGAGTACCTTGGCTTCCGCTTGGGCCTCCTCGGTCTGCGGCACGTGGAGGTTCATCTCGTCACCGTCGAAGTCAGCGTTGTAGGGCGGACAGACGGCCAGGTTGAGCCTGAAGGTTCTGTAGGGCATCACCCTAACGCGGTGGGCCATAATGGACATCCTGTGAAGGGACGGTTGCCTGTTGAAGAGAACTATATCTCCATCGAGGAGGTGCCTCTCAACCGTCCAGCCTATGTCGAGTTTCTCAGCGATGAGCTCGAGGTTGTTCTCCATGAGCCTGATTCTTCTTCCCTCGGGGTCTATGACGTAGTTAGCTCCCGGATACTTCTCGGGCCCGTTGAGGACCATCTTCTTGAGCCCCTTGTAGTTGAACTCCGTAACTTTCTCAGGAACGGTGAGCTCCATGGCTATGGCTATTGGAACGCCGACCTCGTTGATGCTTATCATTGGGTCGGGACTGATGACCGTACGGGCTGAGAAGTTAACACGCTTACCGCTGAGGTTGCCCCTGAATCTTCCTTCCTTACCCTTCAAACGCTGGGCAAGGGTCTTGAGGGGCCTTCCGCTCTTATGCTTGGCCGGCGGAATTCCGGAGGTCTCGTTGTTGATGTAGGTCGTTACGTGGTACTGGAGGAGGTCCCAGAGGTCTTCGATGATGAGCTGCGGTGCACCAGCCTCGATGTTGCTCTTGAGCCTGTTGTTGATCCTGATGATGTCAACGAGCTTGTGGGTGAGGTCGTCCTCCGCCCTAATGCCGCTCTCGAGGGTGATGGACGGTCTCATGGTGACCGGCGGAACCGGAAGGACTGTGAGGACCATCCACTCTGGTCTAGCCTTCTCGGGGTGGAGTCCAAGGAGCGGGAGGTCTTTGTCGGGTATCTTTTCAAGCCTGTCCCTGACTTCGCTCGGCATCATTCTGTGCCTGTACTCGTTGCCCTCCTCGTCCTTCCTGGACTCCCAGTAAATGGTTGGCCTCTCGAACTTGATCGGGAACTGCGGGGCACCACAGTGCGGGCAGACCATCCTTTCTTTGGCCTTCTTGTGTATCTCCTTGATGAGCCTGTCCTTGGCCTTCTTCCTGTCGTTCATGACCTCGAACTTTCTCAAGTACTCCTCTATTTCTTCGTCGGTGAGCTTTATCCTACCACACTCGCGGCAGGTACT
Coding sequences within:
- a CDS encoding DNA-directed RNA polymerase subunit A', whose protein sequence is MQSMKKVIGSIEFGILSPQEIRKMSAAEITVPDTYDDDGYPIEGGLMDKRLGVIDPGLRCETCGARAGDCPGHFGHVELARPIIHVGFAKTIHRVLESTCRECGRIKLTDEEIEEYLRKFEVMNDRKKAKDRLIKEIHKKAKERMVCPHCGAPQFPIKFERPTIYWESRKDEEGNEYRHRMMPSEVRDRLEKIPDKDLPLLGLHPEKARPEWMVLTVLPVPPVTMRPSITLESGIRAEDDLTHKLVDIIRINNRLKSNIEAGAPQLIIEDLWDLLQYHVTTYINNETSGIPPAKHKSGRPLKTLAQRLKGKEGRFRGNLSGKRVNFSARTVISPDPMISINEVGVPIAIAMELTVPEKVTEFNYKGLKKMVLNGPEKYPGANYVIDPEGRRIRLMENNLELIAEKLDIGWTVERHLLDGDIVLFNRQPSLHRMSIMAHRVRVMPYRTFRLNLAVCPPYNADFDGDEMNLHVPQTEEAQAEAKVLMEVQNHIISPRYGGPLIAGIQDHISGGYLLTYEGAYFTRSEIEQMLMFAGVDIDRLPEPDKIENGVELWSGKTIFSLILPEDLTIWYRNKLCDDPERCEALEKLIEEKLIPDEEEVRKLAYDGFTYILNGKLLSGAIDKKAYGREDGRILDIIVREYGVDRARQFLDQVTKLAIWVITHKGFTTAIDDEDLPSEALDRIKEIIREAEERVNGLIDAYKNGELEPLPGKTLEETLESNIMAVLAEARDNAGKVAENYLGMTNHAVIMAKTGARGKMLNITQMAAMLGQQSIRGRRLYRGYRGRVLTHFRQGDLGARARGFVVNSYKSGLTPQEYFFHAMGGREGLVDTAVRTAQSGYMQRRLINALQDLKVDYDGTVRDPTGIIVQFKYGEDGVDPMRSWQGKTVEVDRVIMRTLLKVRGKG